The Pseudonocardia sp. HH130630-07 DNA window ACGGCACGCCGGGACGGTGCTCGACGTCGTCGCCGGGGCGGCGGCGGTCCAGCCGGACGCGGTGCGCGCCGGGTGCGAGGTCCGGGAGGCCGCCCACCTCGTCTCCGACCTGTGCGTCGCGTTCCGGCAGCCCGCTGAGCACACCCGGATGGCCGCGGAGCGGTTGCACGCGCTGGACGAGCTCGTCACCTAGGGCGTGTCTCCCAAATGGGCGGAGCGGGGTGCGCGATGCTTGATCGGTGCCGCGTACCGCTGTCCTGACTGATGCCCAGTGGGCCCGTCTGGCGCCGCTGTTGCCCTCCTCCGAGGGTCGTCGCGGGCGCCCGTTCCGCGATGACCGCCGGGTGCTCGAGGGGATCATCTACCGGTATCGGTGCGGGCTTCCCTGGCGCGACGTCCCAGCCGAGTTCGGGCCGTGGCAGACGTTGTGGAAGCGGCACCGCCGCTACAGCGGCGACGGCACCTGGGACCACATCCTGGCTGCTCTTCTGATCGAGGCCGACGCCGCCGAGGTGCTCGGGTGGGCGGTCAGCGTGGACTCCACGATCATCCGTGCCCACCAGCACGCCGCGACCCTCAAGCGCGACACAGGGGGCCGGATCGAACTACACGAATCTGCTCGCCGAACCAGCAGATCACGCGCTGGGACGGTCCCGCGGAGGGCTGTCGACGAAGATCCACCAGCTCGTTGACGGGCACGGCCGCCCGCTGGTGGTCCTCCTCGGCCCCGGCCAGGGCGGCGACTCGCCAATGTTTCCGCACCTGATGGCGCGCCTGAGCATCGCCCGACCGGGCCCGGGACGACCCCGGACCCGGCCCGAACGCGTGCGCGCGGACAAGGCCTACTCCTCACGCGCGATCCGCCGGCACCTGCGCGAGCGCCGGATCATCGCTGTCATTCCGGAGCCCTCTGACCAGCAGGGACACCGCAAACGACGCGGCTCACGCGGCGGCCGACCGCCCGCATTCGATCCGGTCGACTACCGAAACCGCAACGTCGTCGAGCGCGGGTTCTGCCACGTCAAGCAGTGGCGCGGGCTGGCCACCCGTTACGACAAGCTCGCCCTGACCTTCCGCGGCGGCGCCGTCCTGAAGGCGATCGTCACCTGGCTCCGCGCATTGGGAGACACACCCTAGCGGTACTGGTGGCGCCGGACCCGCTGAGCAGGCCCTGCTCAGCGATACCCGGTGACGTCCGCCGGCTTCCCCGCGTCCTGCACCTCCACGATGTAGCGCCAGGCGTCCGGCCGCGACCCGTCGAGGTCGTCGACGCCGTACTCGCGCGCCAGCTCGCCCGACGACGTCGACCGGCCGTTCCAGCGGTGCCGGTCCCCGTCCGCGGCGAGCGCGGCGATCCCGCGCCCGACGAACCGTGGCGTCTCGGAGATCGCGAAGTGCGGCTCCCGCGCGCAGGCCTCGCGCCAGGTCTCCTCGGTCACCCCGAACAGCTCCAGCATCATCTCCGAGCGCAGCCAGCCCGGCGAGACCGCGACGGCGGTGCCCCCGTGCTCGCGCAGCTCGTGCGCCCAGGACCGGGCGAGCCGGATCGGGGCGGCCTTGGCGAGGTCGTAGTAGACGTTGAGCCGGTAGTTCTCCGCGTTGTACTCGGCGGTGCCGTCGGTGACCTCGACGACCAGGCCGCCCGGCGTGCGGGACAGCAGCCGCAGTGCGTGGTGCGCGGTGACGAGATGGGTGTCGATCGCCAGGCGCAGGGTGCGCAGGCCGTTGGCGAGATCGTGCTCCCACACCGGGGTGTCCCACTCGACCATGAGCTCGCCGCCCCAGATGTCGTTCACCAGCACGTCGAGCCGGCCGTGGTCGCCTTCGATCCGCTCGACGAGCGCCGCGACCGCCCCGTGGTCGAGATGGTCGGTGGGCACCGCGATACCGGTGCCACCGGCGGCCGTCACCAGGTCCGCGGTGTCCTCGATCGTCTCGGCGCGGTCGTACTCGGAGCGCTGCGCGCGGGTGCTGCGACCGGTGCAGTAGACGGTCGCACCGGCCGCACCCAGCTCGACAGCGATCCCGCGACCGGCTCCCCGGGTCGCCCCGGCGACCAGCGCCACCCGTCCGGACAGTCCCATGAGGTCCTCCCTCGTTTGTGAACGTGCATTCGTTTATATACGATGCCGGGGTGCCCCGCCGCAAGCAGGTCCCCGACTCCGACGTCCTCGACGTCGCCCTCGACGTGCTGCACACCCGCGGCCCGCAGGCACTGACGTTCGCCGCGCTGGCCGAGGCGAGCGCGCTGGCCCCGGCGACGCTCGTGCAGCGCTTCGGGAGCAAGCCCGCACTGCTGCGCCGGGTGCTGCTGCACGCCTGGGACCGGCTGGAACACCGGACCGCCAGCCTGGCGGCCGAGGTGGACCGCACCCCGGCCGGCGCCGTGACGTTCCTGGTCGGGCTCTCCGCGCAGTACGGCGACCGGATCGACGACTACGCCGACGCGTTGCTGGTCCTGCGCGAGGACCTGATCGACCCGGAGTCCCGCCGCCGGGGTACCGCGTGGCGCGGCGCGCTGGCCGAGGTGCTCGACGCCTGCCTGGGCGGGCCGCCGGGGCTCGGCGACGTCGTCGCCACCTACTGGCAGGGGACGCTCACCTGGTGGGGCTTCGACCCCCGGGAGCCGGTGACCGCCCACGTCGAGCGGGAGCTGACCGGCTTCCTGGACCGGGTGCTCAGCCCTCCGGCAGGTTCTGCACGTGCCGGAAGCCGAACCGGCCCTTGATGCACAGGTGGCCGTGGGCCACCGAGTGGTCGGCCGGGCTGGTCACGTTCACGATCTCGCCCTGCTGGACGTGCAGCTCCAGGTTGCAGCCGACCCCGCAGAACGCGCAGATCGTGGTCGTCACGGTCTCCTCGTCCGGACGCCACCGCCCCGCCTCGCGCCGGTCGTACTCGGCGACCGAGACCAGCGCGCCGGTCGGGCAGACGCCGATGCAGTTCCCGCAGTACACGCAGGCCGACCCGGGCAGCTCGACGTCGTGCTCGGTGGCGATCCGGGCGTCGAACCCGCGGCCGGCCGCGGCGATGGCGAAGGTGAACTGGGCGTCGGTCCCGCAGGCGTTGACGCACTTGTAGCACATGATGCACCGCGAGTAGTCGCGCACGTAGAGGTCGTTGTCGATCTTCACGGGCTGGGCGACGGTGGCCCGGGTGCTGCCGTCGGGCGCCCGGTGGTGCCCGGCGTGGCGGCGGTCCCGCTCCCCCGCCGCGGCGGGCGGTGCCGGTGGCCCGTACCGCTGCGGATCGACGCCGTAGTCCCCCATCCAGCGCTGCACGTCGGCGGACGCCCGGTCCATGTCCACCGACGAGGCCAGCAGCTCCAGCACCATCCTTCGGCTGTGCCGCACCTTCTCGGTGCCGGTCCGCACCTCCATGCCGTCCTCGCAGCGGCGGGCGCACGACGGGACCAGCGCCCGGGAGCCCTCCACCTCCACCACGCAGACCCGGCAGGCGTTGACCGGGTCCATGTTGGGTGCCCAGCACAGGGTCGGGGTGTCGGCCT harbors:
- a CDS encoding SDR family oxidoreductase, which gives rise to MGLSGRVALVAGATRGAGRGIAVELGAAGATVYCTGRSTRAQRSEYDRAETIEDTADLVTAAGGTGIAVPTDHLDHGAVAALVERIEGDHGRLDVLVNDIWGGELMVEWDTPVWEHDLANGLRTLRLAIDTHLVTAHHALRLLSRTPGGLVVEVTDGTAEYNAENYRLNVYYDLAKAAPIRLARSWAHELREHGGTAVAVSPGWLRSEMMLELFGVTEETWREACAREPHFAISETPRFVGRGIAALAADGDRHRWNGRSTSSGELAREYGVDDLDGSRPDAWRYIVEVQDAGKPADVTGYR
- a CDS encoding TetR family transcriptional regulator codes for the protein MPRRKQVPDSDVLDVALDVLHTRGPQALTFAALAEASALAPATLVQRFGSKPALLRRVLLHAWDRLEHRTASLAAEVDRTPAGAVTFLVGLSAQYGDRIDDYADALLVLREDLIDPESRRRGTAWRGALAEVLDACLGGPPGLGDVVATYWQGTLTWWGFDPREPVTAHVERELTGFLDRVLSPPAGSARAGSRTGP
- a CDS encoding 2Fe-2S iron-sulfur cluster-binding protein, encoding MTTTSVPGADGAPEADAATGRPGTETPGPGPAAGERTAELRPPAGRGPVGVTVADPAGSAPGPAERLAGGPVLLGPIRRTVTLTLDGTEARVPEGTTILEALHREGTPEQADTPTLCWAPNMDPVNACRVCVVEVEGSRALVPSCARRCEDGMEVRTGTEKVRHSRRMVLELLASSVDMDRASADVQRWMGDYGVDPQRYGPPAPPAAAGERDRRHAGHHRAPDGSTRATVAQPVKIDNDLYVRDYSRCIMCYKCVNACGTDAQFTFAIAAAGRGFDARIATEHDVELPGSACVYCGNCIGVCPTGALVSVAEYDRREAGRWRPDEETVTTTICAFCGVGCNLELHVQQGEIVNVTSPADHSVAHGHLCIKGRFGFRHVQNLPEG